Part of the Moorella sp. E308F genome, TTGGGGAAGTAGCCTTCACCGTCAGCCCCGAACTGCAAAACCAGGAGGGTGGGATGAAATACGTGCCCAAAAGGATGCTTTCCCTGGTGGTAGACGATCAAGACGTGTCCCTGGTTGTGGCGGCAATCATCAAAATCAACCGTACCGGCCAGATTGGCGACGGGCGTATCTTTATATGTCCTGTTGAGGAAGTAGTACGTATACGCACGGGGGAAAAGGGAGAGACGGCCATCTGATTGAGAGGGTAGGGGATATTTTCCGTTAGGGGGGAAGAAGAACATCATGCCGATGGTAAAAATGAAGTGCAACGAAACGATTCCCGAGCGGGATAAGCATATTTACCGCACCGAAAAGGAGAAATCCATAATTCCGGCCTGTAATATCGCCACCCTTCCCGGGGATATGACCGAGCGGGGGTGTGCTTTTGCCGGTGCCCGCGGGGTCGTAGGCGGACCAATTGCCGACGTCATCCAACTGGTTCATGCGCCCGTAGGTTGTGCCTGGTACACTTGGGGTACGCGGCGCCATCTGTCCGACTTTTATCTCTGGGCTACGCCCACTCGCCTGACCAATGTTGCCTTCAACCGCCGCTACTGCGTGTGTACCGACATGCAGGAAAAAGACGTTGTTTTTGGAGGCATGAAAAAGCTGGAACGGGCCTGCCTGGACGCCATCCGGCTCTTCCCTGAAGCAAAGGGCCTGATTATTTTTACCACCTGCACCACCGGCCTGATCGGCGACGACGTGCAGGCGATAGCCCGGCAGGTTGAGAAGGAAACCGGCAAGCTGATCTTCACTTCCGAATCACCTGGTTGCTCCGGGGTGAGCCAGTCAAAAGGTCACCACGATTTTAACACCCAGTTTTACCGGCAGATACGGCAGTTAAGGGAGCGCCGGCCGGAGCTAAAAATGAGCGAAGAAGAAAAAACGCCCTATGACATCTGCCTGATTGGCGAGTACAACATGGACTGGGATTTAAAGGTGGTGAAGCCCCTCTTTGAAAAAATCGGCGTGCGCGTTGCAGCCGTTTTTAGCGGTAACGAGCGCATCGAAAACCTGGTCAAGATGCCCGACGTAAAATTAAACGTGGTGCACTGCCAGCGTTCGGCCGAGTATATCGCCCACATGCTGGCAGACGGGTTTAACATTCCCTTTATTCGCGTTTCCCTCTTCGGGATTAAACAGACTGCGGAAGCGCTGCGGAAAACGGCCGCCTTCTTTGGCCTGGAGGAGCGGGCCGAGGAGGTAATTGCTGAAGAAATGAAGCGGGTAGAGAAGAGCCTGGCTTTCTACCGGGAAAAGTTAAAGGGCAAGCGGGTGGCCATTTACGTTGGCGGGCCGCGGGTCTGGCACTGGATCAAGCTGATGGAGGAACTGGGGATGACCGTGGTGGCCGTCGCCTGCACCTTTGCCCACCAAGACGACTATGAAAAGATCAACGCCCGGGCGCCGGAGGGAATGCTGGTTATCGACAACCCCAACGAGTTTGAAATCGAAGAGATGCTAAAGAGCGAAAAACCGGACCTGTTTTTAACGGGACTAAAAGAAAAGTATATCGCGCGCAAGATGGGTATTCCTACGGTAAACTCCCATTCTTATGAAAAAGGTCCTTACGCCGGCTTTGTCGGTATGGTTAATTTCGCCCGGGATATTTACCAGGCCCTTTATGCACCGGTTTGGCAATTCCAGTGGGGCCTTGACGGTGCTCCATTAAAAGACGAGGGGGGAAGGGCATGCAGCTAAAGGAAATTCCAATTGCAGGCATACCTTACGATCAGATAAAAATCGCCAAAGTCCCGGCCACGCCGGAGTATTGTGAGCGGCCGGCAGAGCTGATCCCCTCCACGAGCAGGAGTGTGGTGATCAATCCCAACCGTACTTGTATGCCCCTGGGAGCCATGTGGGCGGTGCTGGGAGTAAAAAAGGCAGTTCCCTTTGTCCAGGGCGCCCAGGGTTGTACCACCTACGTGCGCTATACTTTCAGCCGTATTTTTAAAGAACCGGCCGTTATCGCCACCGCCTCCTTCCATGAGGATGCAGCGGTTTTTGGTGGCCGGCGCAACCTGGTGGAGGGCATTCGCAACCTGGTGGTACGTTACTGGCCGGAGTTGATTGGTGTAGTGACCACCTGTTCCAGCGAGATTATCGGCGACGATATGGTCAGCTTTATCAAAATGGCCAGGGCCAACCTGCGCAAAGAGATCGGGGCGAAAAAAGCGGACCAGATCCCCATCGTGCTGGTTAACACCCCCAGCTTTGCCGGGTCCCACGTGGAAGGTTATGACCGCGCCTCCCGTGCCTTTGTGGAGACCCTGGCTACCACCAGAGGGGAGCCCAACGGCAAGGTAAATATCATCCCCGGCCTGCTCTACCCGGGCGATATCCGGGAGATCAAACACCTGCTGCGCCACATGGGTATAGAAGCGATAGTGCTCTTTGATATTTCCGATACCCTGGACGCTCCCCTGGAGCCGCCAACGTCCGTCCCCTACTGGGCTCCCGGCGGCACTGAGGTAGAGGAAATTAAAGATATGGCCAATTCGCTGGCCACCTTTGCCCTGCAGCCCCACGCCGGCCAGGCCGGGGCCCGCTACCTGGAGCGCAAATACGGCGTGCGTGCCGTGGTGGGGCCGCCGCCGGTGGGAGTACAGGGCACCGATGCCTTTTTAAAGGCGTTGCGGGAAATAACCGGAAAACCCATCCCCCGGAGCCTCTTAGAGGAAAGGGGACGTTTGGTTGATTCCCTGGCCGACACCTTGCATCACACCATGATGAAAAAGGTGGCTGTTATGGGGGACCCTGATATCGTGCTCGGTGTCACTCGCTTCGTGCTGGAAATGGGTATGGAGCCGGTGGCCCTGGCCGGTGGTACGGCCAGTAAGACCTTCGTCCACGATGTAGAGGCTATCCTGGCCGAGGCAGGGTATGAAGGTGAACCGCCGCTGATCATCAACGGCGGTGACCTGTTCGAGTTTGAGGAGTACCTGAAAAAACAATCGCGCCTGGACCTGATCATCGGTAATTCCCGGGCCGTAGACATCTCCCGTGAGCTGCAGGTACCACTGGTGCGGGTAGGTTTTCCTATCTATGACCGCTTCGGTTATCAAAAACGCCCCATTGTCGGTTACCGGGGTGGGGAGATGCTCCTGGCGGAAATTGTCAACAGCATGCTGGATTACCAGTACCCGGATGACCGTACCCAGCAGCTGTAAGGAGATGAGCGAGGCAAATGCTCATTGAAACAATGCCCGAACGGACCGGACATCTGGAGCCGGCGAACCTGCCCGCGTGTGAGCGGCAGACCTTACCCGGGGTGATCTCCCAGCGGGCCTGCCTGCTTTACGGAGCCCGCTGGATGCTGGCGGCCATCAGGGACGCGGTTCACCTCATCCACGGGCCGGTGGGTTGTGCCTACTACAGCCAGACGGTACGACAAAAGAATTACAAGGTGTTTTCTACCGGTCTGGGAGAAAAGGAGATTATCTTCGGCGGCGGGCAAAAACTGGAAGAGGCTATCAGGGAAGCAGTAAGTTTGTATCCCCGGTCGTCAGCCGTGCTGGTTTACACTACCTGCGCGGCAGGACTGATCGGTGAAGACGTGGAGGCAATCTGCAAACAGGCGGCGGCTGCCCTGGGCCTGCCGGTGGTGCCGGTCAACTGCCCGGGTTTTGGCGGGGTGAGCCAGGGTAACGGGCACGATGTTGCTGCAGCAGCTCTGCTGGAGCATTTTATCGGGCGCGGTTCTGCCGGGACGCCCCTGGAAAATAGTGTGAACATCCTGGGCGAGTTTGATGTTCAGGGCGATTTGAAGGAAATTGAGCAGCTATTGCAGCGACTCGGTTTAAATATTATCTGCGCCGTTTCCGGCCGGGCAACGGTAAAAAATTTGGCCCGGGCTCACCGGGCCAGGCTCAATATCGTCCACTGCGGGCGTACCGGGCGCTGGCTGGCCCGGAGGATGGAGGAGCGCTTCGGTATTCCCTGGCAGAAGGTATCCTTTTTCGGTTTGGACGCAACCGCGGCGGCACTGCAGGCCATCGCTGCTTTCTTTAACCGTCCGGAGGCGGCCGCGTGGGTAGAAAAGGAGGCGGAAGCCACCAGGCAGAGGGCGCTTCCTTACCTGGGACGCCTGGCGGGCAAACGGGTGGCCCTGTTTTTTGGCGCTTCACGTATGGGTTCCATGGCCGGGGCCTTCAGGGAATTGGGTATGGAGGTGGTTTTATGCGGCTCCCAATTCGGCTGTCAGGAAGATTATACCGAATCCCGCCGCTGCCTGGGCCGGGGAACGCCGCTGATCGATGACGCTCACCAGCGGGAGCTGGAGGAATTCTGGCACCGCTACCGGCCGGATTTGCTGGTGGGGGGTACCAGGGAGAGATTTGTGGCCCATAAGATGGGAATACCCTTCCTGGTCTTTCCCCAGGAAACAAGCCCTTATGCCGGCTTCAACGGTTTTGTGCATCTGGCCCGGGAAGCGGCGGCCCTGGTGGGAGCGCCGGTGTGGCGGTTGAGCAACAACGAGCTCTTGCGGGAAGAAGGAGAAGAAAAGATGGCTGAATATGTACGGTATGTGGAGAGGGGGAAAAAGGAGAATGGGAGATCCAGCCTATGAAGAGATAACCAGGGAACATCCATGCTACAACAAAGCCGCTGCCAGGTGGTTCGGGCGCATCCACCTGCCGGTAGCGCCGGACTGTAACATAAAGTGTCGCTATTGTACCCGGCTCTACGATTGCGCCAATGAAAACCGACCCGGCGTGACCAGCCACCTGATGGCCCCTGGGGAAGCCCTGCAGCACGTGCAGCGGCTGGTGGAAAGGGACAGGTGCATCCGGGTGGTAGGCGTTGCCGGTCCCGGGGAGCCCCTGGCCAATAAGGCCACGATCCATACCCTGCGGCTGGTACATCGCCGCTTTCCGGGGCTGATAAAATGTATCAGCACCAACGGGTTGTTGTTGACCGAAAGCCTGCCGGCGCTGCGGGAAGCAGGGGTGCGGGCGGTGACGGTGACGGTGAACGCCGTTTCCCCGGCGGTAGGCAGCCGGATTTACGATTACGTATCTTACCGGGGACGGGTATATAAGGGAACTGCCGGGGCGGAACTGCTGTGGCGGGCCCAGCATGAGGGTATTCGCCAGGCCCGGGAATCGGGCATGGTCGTTAAAGTAAACAGCGTGCTCATTCCCGGAATCAATGACCATCACCTGGAAGAGGTGGCCCGGGCGGTGAAGGCGGCCGGGGCGCATGTCATGAACATAATTCCCCTGATTCCCCAGGGGGAATTTGCCGG contains:
- a CDS encoding nitrogenase component 1; protein product: MQLKEIPIAGIPYDQIKIAKVPATPEYCERPAELIPSTSRSVVINPNRTCMPLGAMWAVLGVKKAVPFVQGAQGCTTYVRYTFSRIFKEPAVIATASFHEDAAVFGGRRNLVEGIRNLVVRYWPELIGVVTTCSSEIIGDDMVSFIKMARANLRKEIGAKKADQIPIVLVNTPSFAGSHVEGYDRASRAFVETLATTRGEPNGKVNIIPGLLYPGDIREIKHLLRHMGIEAIVLFDISDTLDAPLEPPTSVPYWAPGGTEVEEIKDMANSLATFALQPHAGQAGARYLERKYGVRAVVGPPPVGVQGTDAFLKALREITGKPIPRSLLEERGRLVDSLADTLHHTMMKKVAVMGDPDIVLGVTRFVLEMGMEPVALAGGTASKTFVHDVEAILAEAGYEGEPPLIINGGDLFEFEEYLKKQSRLDLIIGNSRAVDISRELQVPLVRVGFPIYDRFGYQKRPIVGYRGGEMLLAEIVNSMLDYQYPDDRTQQL
- a CDS encoding nitrogenase component I subunit alpha, which encodes MPMVKMKCNETIPERDKHIYRTEKEKSIIPACNIATLPGDMTERGCAFAGARGVVGGPIADVIQLVHAPVGCAWYTWGTRRHLSDFYLWATPTRLTNVAFNRRYCVCTDMQEKDVVFGGMKKLERACLDAIRLFPEAKGLIIFTTCTTGLIGDDVQAIARQVEKETGKLIFTSESPGCSGVSQSKGHHDFNTQFYRQIRQLRERRPELKMSEEEKTPYDICLIGEYNMDWDLKVVKPLFEKIGVRVAAVFSGNERIENLVKMPDVKLNVVHCQRSAEYIAHMLADGFNIPFIRVSLFGIKQTAEALRKTAAFFGLEERAEEVIAEEMKRVEKSLAFYREKLKGKRVAIYVGGPRVWHWIKLMEELGMTVVAVACTFAHQDDYEKINARAPEGMLVIDNPNEFEIEEMLKSEKPDLFLTGLKEKYIARKMGIPTVNSHSYEKGPYAGFVGMVNFARDIYQALYAPVWQFQWGLDGAPLKDEGGRACS
- a CDS encoding radical SAM protein — its product is MGDPAYEEITREHPCYNKAAARWFGRIHLPVAPDCNIKCRYCTRLYDCANENRPGVTSHLMAPGEALQHVQRLVERDRCIRVVGVAGPGEPLANKATIHTLRLVHRRFPGLIKCISTNGLLLTESLPALREAGVRAVTVTVNAVSPAVGSRIYDYVSYRGRVYKGTAGAELLWRAQHEGIRQARESGMVVKVNSVLIPGINDHHLEEVARAVKAAGAHVMNIIPLIPQGEFAGLLPPPPARVNLLRRKLSPIIDQMSHCRRCRADAAGRLG
- a CDS encoding P-II family nitrogen regulator produces the protein MKEIVAIIRPNKINATKKALDVLGFPGMNACKVVGRGKQKGILGEVAFTVSPELQNQEGGMKYVPKRMLSLVVDDQDVSLVVAAIIKINRTGQIGDGRIFICPVEEVVRIRTGEKGETAI
- a CDS encoding nitrogenase component 1; the protein is MLIETMPERTGHLEPANLPACERQTLPGVISQRACLLYGARWMLAAIRDAVHLIHGPVGCAYYSQTVRQKNYKVFSTGLGEKEIIFGGGQKLEEAIREAVSLYPRSSAVLVYTTCAAGLIGEDVEAICKQAAAALGLPVVPVNCPGFGGVSQGNGHDVAAAALLEHFIGRGSAGTPLENSVNILGEFDVQGDLKEIEQLLQRLGLNIICAVSGRATVKNLARAHRARLNIVHCGRTGRWLARRMEERFGIPWQKVSFFGLDATAAALQAIAAFFNRPEAAAWVEKEAEATRQRALPYLGRLAGKRVALFFGASRMGSMAGAFRELGMEVVLCGSQFGCQEDYTESRRCLGRGTPLIDDAHQRELEEFWHRYRPDLLVGGTRERFVAHKMGIPFLVFPQETSPYAGFNGFVHLAREAAALVGAPVWRLSNNELLREEGEEKMAEYVRYVERGKKENGRSSL